A window of the Molothrus ater isolate BHLD 08-10-18 breed brown headed cowbird chromosome 16, BPBGC_Mater_1.1, whole genome shotgun sequence genome harbors these coding sequences:
- the UBN1 gene encoding ubinuclein-1 isoform X1, protein MTEPHRVSFTTLHGPLSSSFLKRSRKDEAEQPPEAEPAATAVRITLTLFEPDHKRCPEFFYPDLLKSCRGKVKGSSSGDKKKDPADPFNDEEKERHKVEALARKFEEKYGGKRRRKDRIQDLIDMGYGYDESDSFIDNSEAYDELVPASLTTKYGGFYINSGTLQFRQASESEDDYVKEKKKKCPKKRKLKDGGEKIKKKKKDDSYDKEKKSKKSKFPKAGFTALNASKEKKKKKYSGALSVKEMLKKFQKEKDAQKKKDEEQKAAAPSPADPAAPREAEAMADPLLSLFGHASDSDLLQAASAMESLSELDLERLLSESPEGSPCPELEDGSDPALEQEFKQPPSLPEGLPAPLEKRIKELAQAARAAEGEGKQRFFTQDINNIILDIELQTRELSSQVRSGVYAHLAAFFPCSKDTLLKRARRLYLYEQGGRLKEPLQKLKEAIGRAMPEQVAKYQEECQAHTQAKFAKMLEEEKDKEQRVCSDDDEDEEKGGKRVAGPRKKFQWNDEIRELLCHLVKIKLDGYDLDKNKAQSLEDYVKTFLEGEVKPLWPKGWMQARTLFKESRRVHGHLTSVLAKKKVIAPTKVKVKDSSCKPDKKLSVSVPSLHSSSTLAMSSEPQGGALGISAQTRELLSLGTAQAASSTATPAIFKDDSLDEDLIHNPTSSLEAVSKELAVLNSRAAGSPDFTLPAAPKAPPEKIPALASSEEKRTFPKPNPSPTSSSGSLQSPLNFLAEQALALGQSSQDKKTENSNYKEHSCQASPSKILPDAHQAKQKHHSLVRPGHGPPASAPVPGAQVKVFHPGAQLQKTFTSPAPFVKLQNPKSSTPLPQRSLLQQVKSSTKAQSFHSSTTPGSTQNSSSSHKSQGLSSSSLSYAGKHSSGSGSSGQSYKSPFVAGSLSKHGASSSSSSGAPANQGSSSGTLLPGVAAPSPGSASGRPASSSSVKKPPVAQKLTLVAPPGGSNGDSSGGTQGVAKLLTSSLKPAVVSSTAASTSVPKGTSGAVLLTSSSSLSVLAPSYKSNNPKLPAALSSTPLGIISPIHSFPLHVISFSSDSSPKAGVSKDAIVTGPAPGTFHHGLGHSLLAGLHSSPHHAAPLPHSALATHLPQSLPDASQLHGKGSNAQQRKL, encoded by the exons ATGACAGAGCCCCACAGGGTGTCGTTCACCACTCTGCACGggcccctgagcagcagcttcctcaaGAGGTCTCGGAAGGAcgaggcagagcagcccccgGAGGCGGAGCCGGCGGCCACGGCCGTGCGCATCACTCTGACCCTCTTCGAGCCCGACCACAAACGCTGCCCCGAGTTCTTCTACCCCGATCTCCTCAAGAGCTGTCGGGGGAAAGTAAAAGGGAGTTCTTCAGGTGACAAG aagAAAGACCCAGCTGATCCCTTCAAtgatgaggaaaaggaaaggcatAAAGTGGAGGCTCTTGCTAGGaagtttgaagaaaaatat GGTGGCAAGAGGCGCAGGAAGGACCGGATCCAGGATTTGATTGATATGGGCTATGGCTATGATGAGTCCGACTCCTTCATCGACAACTCGGAAGCT TATGATGAGCTGGTTCCTGCCTCTCTCACCACCAAGTATGGAGGGTTCTACATCAACTCAGGAACGCTGCAGTTCCGGCAGGCCTCTGAGTCTGAGGATGACTATGtcaaagagaagaagaagaagtgtCCCAAG AAGCGGAAGTTGAAAGATgggggtgaaaaaataaagaagaagaagaaggatgATTCTTatgacaaggaaaagaaatcaaagaagtCCAAGTTTCCAAAAGCTGG CTTCACAGCATTAAATGCAAGtaaggagaagaagaagaagaaatactCTGGAGCTCTCAGTGTCAAGGAGATGCTGAAGAAGTTCCAGAAGGAGAAGGatgctcagaagaaaaaagacgAAGAGCAGAAAGCGGcggccccttccccagcagaccctgcagccccaagggaggcagaggccatggctgaccctctgctgtccctcttTGGCCACGCCAGTGACAGTGacctgctccaggcagcctcAGCCATGGAGTCCCTGAGCGAGCTGGACCTGGAGCGGCTCCTCAGCGAGTCCCCcgagggcagcccctgccctgagctggaggatGGCAGCGACCCTGCCTTGGAGCAGGAGTTCAAGCAGCCACCATCCCTCCCagaggggctgccagcccccCTGGAGAAAAGGATCAAGGAACTGGCTCAG gctgccagagctgctgagggagaagGCAAGCAGAGATTCTTCACTCAGGACATCAACAACATCATACTGGA CATCGAGCTGCAGACGCgggagctcagcagccaggTGCGCTCGGGGGTCTACGCCCACCTGGCCGCCTTCTTCCCCTGCAGCAAGGACACGCTCCTGAAGAGAGCCCGCAGGCTCTACCTCTACgagcag GGTGGGCGCCTGAAGGAGCCTCTGCAGAAGCTGAAGGAAGCCATTGGAAGGgccatgccagagcaggtggCCAAGTACCAGGAGGAATGCCAAGCCCATACTCAGGCCAAGTTTGCCAA GatgctggaagaggaaaaagacaaagaacagcGAGTTTGTtctgatgatgatgaggatgaagaaaagggagggaagcGTGTCGCGGGCCCGCGGAAGAAATTCCAGTGGAATGATGAAATCAG GGAGCTGCTTTGCCACTTGGTGAAGATTAAATTGGATGGTTATGACCTTGACAAGAATAAGGCTCAGTCTCTAGAGGATTATGTGAAGACCTTCCTAGAAGGAGAGGTGAAGCCCCTTTGGCCAAAAGGCTGGATGCAGGCCAG GACACTGTTTAAGGAGAGCAGGCGTGTACACGGACACCTCACATCAGTCCT GGCGAAGAAGAAAGTTATAGCCCCTACCAAGGTGAAAGTGAAG GACTCTTCCTGCAAGCCAGACAAGAAGCTGTCGGtgtctgtcccttccctgcactCGAGCAGCACCTTGGCCATGTCCTcagagccccagggaggagCCCTGGGCATCAGTGCCCAAACCAGGGAGCTCTTGTCCCTTGGGACAGCccaagctgccagcagcactgccactcCTGCCATCTTCAAGGATGATTCCTTGGATGAGGACTTGATTCACAACCCCACCTCCTCCCTGGAAGCTGTGTCCAAGGAACTGGCTGTGCTgaacagcagggcagcagggagccctgACTTTactcttcctgcagctccaaaaGCTCCACCAGAGAAGATCCCAGCTCTTGCATCCTCAGAGGAGAAGAGGACATTTCCAAAGCCCAACCCTTCCCCTACATCATCCTCTGGTTCCCTCCAGTCTCCTCTAAACTTCCTTGCTGAGCAGGCCCTGGCGTTGGGCCAGTCTTCTCAAGACAAGAAGACAGAGAACTCTAATTACAAAGAGCATTCCTGCCAAGCCTCCCCCAGCAAAATCCTTCCTGATGCCCACCAGGCTAAACAGAAGCACCACAGCCTGGTCAGGCCAGGCCACGGGCCCCCGGCCTCGGCGCCGGTGCCGGGCGCTCAGGTGAAGGTGTTCCACCCTGGTGCTCAGCTCCAGAAAACCTtcacctccccagctccctttgTCAAACTGCAGAATCCCAAATCCtccacccccctgccccagcgctccctcctccagcaggtCAAGTCATCAACCAAAGCTCAGAGCTTCCATTCCTCCACGACCCCAGGCAGCACCCAgaactccagcagctcccacaagAGCCAAGGCTTGTCCTCATCCTCTCTCAGCTACGCCGGGAAGCACTCGAGTGGCTCTGGCTCTTCAGGACAATCTTACAAATCCCCTTTTGTCGCTGGCTCCCTCTCCAAGCACGGGGcttcttccagcagctcctctggagctcctgccaaccagggcagctcctctgggactTTGCTCCCCGGCGTCGCGGCCCCGTCCCCAGGCTCGGCCTCCGGCCGCCCggcctccagctcctcagtgaAGAAACCTCCCGTGGCCCAGAAGCTGACCCTGGTGGCACCTCCTGGAGGCTCCAACGGAGATTCCAGTGGGGGCACCCAGGGCGTGGCCAAGTTGCTGACCTCGTCCCTAAAGCCAGCTGTGGTCAGCAGCACCGCAGCCTCTACCTCTGTGCCG AAAGGAACtagtggagctgtgctgctaaCAAGCTCTTCCTCCTTAAGTGTACTGGCTCCATCCTACAAGTCCAACAACCCAaagctgccagctgccctgagctccaccCCGTTAGGTATTATCTCTCCTATTCATTCTTTCCCTCTCCATGTCATCTCCTTCAGTTCCGACTCCTCCCCAAAAGCAGGAGTTTCCAAGGATGCAATAGTTACAGGACCTGCTCCAGGAACTTTCCACCACGGCCTCGGGCACA GTCTTCTGGCTGGTTTGCACTCCAGCCCCCACCACGCAGCGCCACTCCCACACTCTGCCCTGGCCACTCACTTACCACAGAGTTTGCCAG
- the UBN1 gene encoding ubinuclein-1 isoform X2, whose product MTEPHRVSFTTLHGPLSSSFLKRSRKDEAEQPPEAEPAATAVRITLTLFEPDHKRCPEFFYPDLLKSCRGKVKGSSSGDKKKDPADPFNDEEKERHKVEALARKFEEKYGGKRRRKDRIQDLIDMGYGYDESDSFIDNSEAYDELVPASLTTKYGGFYINSGTLQFRQASESEDDYVKEKKKKCPKKRKLKDGGEKIKKKKKDDSYDKEKKSKKSKFPKAGFTALNASKEKKKKKYSGALSVKEMLKKFQKEKDAQKKKDEEQKAAAPSPADPAAPREAEAMADPLLSLFGHASDSDLLQAASAMESLSELDLERLLSESPEGSPCPELEDGSDPALEQEFKQPPSLPEGLPAPLEKRIKELAQAARAAEGEGKQRFFTQDINNIILDIELQTRELSSQVRSGVYAHLAAFFPCSKDTLLKRARRLYLYEQGGRLKEPLQKLKEAIGRAMPEQVAKYQEECQAHTQAKFAKMLEEEKDKEQRVCSDDDEDEEKGGKRVAGPRKKFQWNDEIRELLCHLVKIKLDGYDLDKNKAQSLEDYVKTFLEGEVKPLWPKGWMQARTLFKESRRVHGHLTSVLAKKKVIAPTKVKVKDSSCKPDKKLSVSVPSLHSSSTLAMSSEPQGGALGISAQTRELLSLGTAQAASSTATPAIFKDDSLDEDLIHNPTSSLEAVSKELAVLNSRAAGSPDFTLPAAPKAPPEKIPALASSEEKRTFPKPNPSPTSSSGSLQSPLNFLAEQALALGQSSQDKKTENSNYKEHSCQASPSKILPDAHQAKQKHHSLVRPGHGPPASAPVPGAQVKVFHPGAQLQKTFTSPAPFVKLQNPKSSTPLPQRSLLQQVKSSTKAQSFHSSTTPGSTQNSSSSHKSQGLSSSSLSYAGKHSSGSGSSGQSYKSPFVAGSLSKHGASSSSSSGAPANQGSSSGTLLPGVAAPSPGSASGRPASSSSVKKPPVAQKLTLVAPPGGSNGDSSGGTQGVAKLLTSSLKPAVVSSTAASTSVPKGTSGAVLLTSSSSLSVLAPSYKSNNPKLPAALSSTPLGIISPIHSFPLHVISFSSDSSPKAGVSKDAIVTGPAPGTFHHGLGHSLLAGLHSSPHHAAPLPHSALATHLPQSLPGRISVLTFTACWYC is encoded by the exons ATGACAGAGCCCCACAGGGTGTCGTTCACCACTCTGCACGggcccctgagcagcagcttcctcaaGAGGTCTCGGAAGGAcgaggcagagcagcccccgGAGGCGGAGCCGGCGGCCACGGCCGTGCGCATCACTCTGACCCTCTTCGAGCCCGACCACAAACGCTGCCCCGAGTTCTTCTACCCCGATCTCCTCAAGAGCTGTCGGGGGAAAGTAAAAGGGAGTTCTTCAGGTGACAAG aagAAAGACCCAGCTGATCCCTTCAAtgatgaggaaaaggaaaggcatAAAGTGGAGGCTCTTGCTAGGaagtttgaagaaaaatat GGTGGCAAGAGGCGCAGGAAGGACCGGATCCAGGATTTGATTGATATGGGCTATGGCTATGATGAGTCCGACTCCTTCATCGACAACTCGGAAGCT TATGATGAGCTGGTTCCTGCCTCTCTCACCACCAAGTATGGAGGGTTCTACATCAACTCAGGAACGCTGCAGTTCCGGCAGGCCTCTGAGTCTGAGGATGACTATGtcaaagagaagaagaagaagtgtCCCAAG AAGCGGAAGTTGAAAGATgggggtgaaaaaataaagaagaagaagaaggatgATTCTTatgacaaggaaaagaaatcaaagaagtCCAAGTTTCCAAAAGCTGG CTTCACAGCATTAAATGCAAGtaaggagaagaagaagaagaaatactCTGGAGCTCTCAGTGTCAAGGAGATGCTGAAGAAGTTCCAGAAGGAGAAGGatgctcagaagaaaaaagacgAAGAGCAGAAAGCGGcggccccttccccagcagaccctgcagccccaagggaggcagaggccatggctgaccctctgctgtccctcttTGGCCACGCCAGTGACAGTGacctgctccaggcagcctcAGCCATGGAGTCCCTGAGCGAGCTGGACCTGGAGCGGCTCCTCAGCGAGTCCCCcgagggcagcccctgccctgagctggaggatGGCAGCGACCCTGCCTTGGAGCAGGAGTTCAAGCAGCCACCATCCCTCCCagaggggctgccagcccccCTGGAGAAAAGGATCAAGGAACTGGCTCAG gctgccagagctgctgagggagaagGCAAGCAGAGATTCTTCACTCAGGACATCAACAACATCATACTGGA CATCGAGCTGCAGACGCgggagctcagcagccaggTGCGCTCGGGGGTCTACGCCCACCTGGCCGCCTTCTTCCCCTGCAGCAAGGACACGCTCCTGAAGAGAGCCCGCAGGCTCTACCTCTACgagcag GGTGGGCGCCTGAAGGAGCCTCTGCAGAAGCTGAAGGAAGCCATTGGAAGGgccatgccagagcaggtggCCAAGTACCAGGAGGAATGCCAAGCCCATACTCAGGCCAAGTTTGCCAA GatgctggaagaggaaaaagacaaagaacagcGAGTTTGTtctgatgatgatgaggatgaagaaaagggagggaagcGTGTCGCGGGCCCGCGGAAGAAATTCCAGTGGAATGATGAAATCAG GGAGCTGCTTTGCCACTTGGTGAAGATTAAATTGGATGGTTATGACCTTGACAAGAATAAGGCTCAGTCTCTAGAGGATTATGTGAAGACCTTCCTAGAAGGAGAGGTGAAGCCCCTTTGGCCAAAAGGCTGGATGCAGGCCAG GACACTGTTTAAGGAGAGCAGGCGTGTACACGGACACCTCACATCAGTCCT GGCGAAGAAGAAAGTTATAGCCCCTACCAAGGTGAAAGTGAAG GACTCTTCCTGCAAGCCAGACAAGAAGCTGTCGGtgtctgtcccttccctgcactCGAGCAGCACCTTGGCCATGTCCTcagagccccagggaggagCCCTGGGCATCAGTGCCCAAACCAGGGAGCTCTTGTCCCTTGGGACAGCccaagctgccagcagcactgccactcCTGCCATCTTCAAGGATGATTCCTTGGATGAGGACTTGATTCACAACCCCACCTCCTCCCTGGAAGCTGTGTCCAAGGAACTGGCTGTGCTgaacagcagggcagcagggagccctgACTTTactcttcctgcagctccaaaaGCTCCACCAGAGAAGATCCCAGCTCTTGCATCCTCAGAGGAGAAGAGGACATTTCCAAAGCCCAACCCTTCCCCTACATCATCCTCTGGTTCCCTCCAGTCTCCTCTAAACTTCCTTGCTGAGCAGGCCCTGGCGTTGGGCCAGTCTTCTCAAGACAAGAAGACAGAGAACTCTAATTACAAAGAGCATTCCTGCCAAGCCTCCCCCAGCAAAATCCTTCCTGATGCCCACCAGGCTAAACAGAAGCACCACAGCCTGGTCAGGCCAGGCCACGGGCCCCCGGCCTCGGCGCCGGTGCCGGGCGCTCAGGTGAAGGTGTTCCACCCTGGTGCTCAGCTCCAGAAAACCTtcacctccccagctccctttgTCAAACTGCAGAATCCCAAATCCtccacccccctgccccagcgctccctcctccagcaggtCAAGTCATCAACCAAAGCTCAGAGCTTCCATTCCTCCACGACCCCAGGCAGCACCCAgaactccagcagctcccacaagAGCCAAGGCTTGTCCTCATCCTCTCTCAGCTACGCCGGGAAGCACTCGAGTGGCTCTGGCTCTTCAGGACAATCTTACAAATCCCCTTTTGTCGCTGGCTCCCTCTCCAAGCACGGGGcttcttccagcagctcctctggagctcctgccaaccagggcagctcctctgggactTTGCTCCCCGGCGTCGCGGCCCCGTCCCCAGGCTCGGCCTCCGGCCGCCCggcctccagctcctcagtgaAGAAACCTCCCGTGGCCCAGAAGCTGACCCTGGTGGCACCTCCTGGAGGCTCCAACGGAGATTCCAGTGGGGGCACCCAGGGCGTGGCCAAGTTGCTGACCTCGTCCCTAAAGCCAGCTGTGGTCAGCAGCACCGCAGCCTCTACCTCTGTGCCG AAAGGAACtagtggagctgtgctgctaaCAAGCTCTTCCTCCTTAAGTGTACTGGCTCCATCCTACAAGTCCAACAACCCAaagctgccagctgccctgagctccaccCCGTTAGGTATTATCTCTCCTATTCATTCTTTCCCTCTCCATGTCATCTCCTTCAGTTCCGACTCCTCCCCAAAAGCAGGAGTTTCCAAGGATGCAATAGTTACAGGACCTGCTCCAGGAACTTTCCACCACGGCCTCGGGCACA GTCTTCTGGCTGGTTTGCACTCCAGCCCCCACCACGCAGCGCCACTCCCACACTCTGCCCTGGCCACTCACTTACCACAGAGTTTGCCAG
- the UBN1 gene encoding ubinuclein-1 isoform X6 has product MTEPHRVSFTTLHGPLSSSFLKRSRKDEAEQPPEAEPAATAVRITLTLFEPDHKRCPEFFYPDLLKSCRGKVKGSSSGDKKKDPADPFNDEEKERHKVEALARKFEEKYGGKRRRKDRIQDLIDMGYGYDESDSFIDNSEAYDELVPASLTTKYGGFYINSGTLQFRQASESEDDYVKEKKKKCPKKRKLKDGGEKIKKKKKDDSYDKEKKSKKSKFPKAGFTALNASKEKKKKKYSGALSVKEMLKKFQKEKDAQKKKDEEQKAAAPSPADPAAPREAEAMADPLLSLFGHASDSDLLQAASAMESLSELDLERLLSESPEGSPCPELEDGSDPALEQEFKQPPSLPEGLPAPLEKRIKELAQAARAAEGEGKQRFFTQDINNIILDIELQTRELSSQVRSGVYAHLAAFFPCSKDTLLKRARRLYLYEQGGRLKEPLQKLKEAIGRAMPEQVAKYQEECQAHTQAKFAKMLEEEKDKEQRVCSDDDEDEEKGGKRVAGPRKKFQWNDEIRAKKKVIAPTKVKVKDSSCKPDKKLSVSVPSLHSSSTLAMSSEPQGGALGISAQTRELLSLGTAQAASSTATPAIFKDDSLDEDLIHNPTSSLEAVSKELAVLNSRAAGSPDFTLPAAPKAPPEKIPALASSEEKRTFPKPNPSPTSSSGSLQSPLNFLAEQALALGQSSQDKKTENSNYKEHSCQASPSKILPDAHQAKQKHHSLVRPGHGPPASAPVPGAQVKVFHPGAQLQKTFTSPAPFVKLQNPKSSTPLPQRSLLQQVKSSTKAQSFHSSTTPGSTQNSSSSHKSQGLSSSSLSYAGKHSSGSGSSGQSYKSPFVAGSLSKHGASSSSSSGAPANQGSSSGTLLPGVAAPSPGSASGRPASSSSVKKPPVAQKLTLVAPPGGSNGDSSGGTQGVAKLLTSSLKPAVVSSTAASTSVPKGTSGAVLLTSSSSLSVLAPSYKSNNPKLPAALSSTPLGIISPIHSFPLHVISFSSDSSPKAGVSKDAIVTGPAPGTFHHGLGHSLLAGLHSSPHHAAPLPHSALATHLPQSLPDASQLHGKGSNAQQRKL; this is encoded by the exons ATGACAGAGCCCCACAGGGTGTCGTTCACCACTCTGCACGggcccctgagcagcagcttcctcaaGAGGTCTCGGAAGGAcgaggcagagcagcccccgGAGGCGGAGCCGGCGGCCACGGCCGTGCGCATCACTCTGACCCTCTTCGAGCCCGACCACAAACGCTGCCCCGAGTTCTTCTACCCCGATCTCCTCAAGAGCTGTCGGGGGAAAGTAAAAGGGAGTTCTTCAGGTGACAAG aagAAAGACCCAGCTGATCCCTTCAAtgatgaggaaaaggaaaggcatAAAGTGGAGGCTCTTGCTAGGaagtttgaagaaaaatat GGTGGCAAGAGGCGCAGGAAGGACCGGATCCAGGATTTGATTGATATGGGCTATGGCTATGATGAGTCCGACTCCTTCATCGACAACTCGGAAGCT TATGATGAGCTGGTTCCTGCCTCTCTCACCACCAAGTATGGAGGGTTCTACATCAACTCAGGAACGCTGCAGTTCCGGCAGGCCTCTGAGTCTGAGGATGACTATGtcaaagagaagaagaagaagtgtCCCAAG AAGCGGAAGTTGAAAGATgggggtgaaaaaataaagaagaagaagaaggatgATTCTTatgacaaggaaaagaaatcaaagaagtCCAAGTTTCCAAAAGCTGG CTTCACAGCATTAAATGCAAGtaaggagaagaagaagaagaaatactCTGGAGCTCTCAGTGTCAAGGAGATGCTGAAGAAGTTCCAGAAGGAGAAGGatgctcagaagaaaaaagacgAAGAGCAGAAAGCGGcggccccttccccagcagaccctgcagccccaagggaggcagaggccatggctgaccctctgctgtccctcttTGGCCACGCCAGTGACAGTGacctgctccaggcagcctcAGCCATGGAGTCCCTGAGCGAGCTGGACCTGGAGCGGCTCCTCAGCGAGTCCCCcgagggcagcccctgccctgagctggaggatGGCAGCGACCCTGCCTTGGAGCAGGAGTTCAAGCAGCCACCATCCCTCCCagaggggctgccagcccccCTGGAGAAAAGGATCAAGGAACTGGCTCAG gctgccagagctgctgagggagaagGCAAGCAGAGATTCTTCACTCAGGACATCAACAACATCATACTGGA CATCGAGCTGCAGACGCgggagctcagcagccaggTGCGCTCGGGGGTCTACGCCCACCTGGCCGCCTTCTTCCCCTGCAGCAAGGACACGCTCCTGAAGAGAGCCCGCAGGCTCTACCTCTACgagcag GGTGGGCGCCTGAAGGAGCCTCTGCAGAAGCTGAAGGAAGCCATTGGAAGGgccatgccagagcaggtggCCAAGTACCAGGAGGAATGCCAAGCCCATACTCAGGCCAAGTTTGCCAA GatgctggaagaggaaaaagacaaagaacagcGAGTTTGTtctgatgatgatgaggatgaagaaaagggagggaagcGTGTCGCGGGCCCGCGGAAGAAATTCCAGTGGAATGATGAAATCAG GGCGAAGAAGAAAGTTATAGCCCCTACCAAGGTGAAAGTGAAG GACTCTTCCTGCAAGCCAGACAAGAAGCTGTCGGtgtctgtcccttccctgcactCGAGCAGCACCTTGGCCATGTCCTcagagccccagggaggagCCCTGGGCATCAGTGCCCAAACCAGGGAGCTCTTGTCCCTTGGGACAGCccaagctgccagcagcactgccactcCTGCCATCTTCAAGGATGATTCCTTGGATGAGGACTTGATTCACAACCCCACCTCCTCCCTGGAAGCTGTGTCCAAGGAACTGGCTGTGCTgaacagcagggcagcagggagccctgACTTTactcttcctgcagctccaaaaGCTCCACCAGAGAAGATCCCAGCTCTTGCATCCTCAGAGGAGAAGAGGACATTTCCAAAGCCCAACCCTTCCCCTACATCATCCTCTGGTTCCCTCCAGTCTCCTCTAAACTTCCTTGCTGAGCAGGCCCTGGCGTTGGGCCAGTCTTCTCAAGACAAGAAGACAGAGAACTCTAATTACAAAGAGCATTCCTGCCAAGCCTCCCCCAGCAAAATCCTTCCTGATGCCCACCAGGCTAAACAGAAGCACCACAGCCTGGTCAGGCCAGGCCACGGGCCCCCGGCCTCGGCGCCGGTGCCGGGCGCTCAGGTGAAGGTGTTCCACCCTGGTGCTCAGCTCCAGAAAACCTtcacctccccagctccctttgTCAAACTGCAGAATCCCAAATCCtccacccccctgccccagcgctccctcctccagcaggtCAAGTCATCAACCAAAGCTCAGAGCTTCCATTCCTCCACGACCCCAGGCAGCACCCAgaactccagcagctcccacaagAGCCAAGGCTTGTCCTCATCCTCTCTCAGCTACGCCGGGAAGCACTCGAGTGGCTCTGGCTCTTCAGGACAATCTTACAAATCCCCTTTTGTCGCTGGCTCCCTCTCCAAGCACGGGGcttcttccagcagctcctctggagctcctgccaaccagggcagctcctctgggactTTGCTCCCCGGCGTCGCGGCCCCGTCCCCAGGCTCGGCCTCCGGCCGCCCggcctccagctcctcagtgaAGAAACCTCCCGTGGCCCAGAAGCTGACCCTGGTGGCACCTCCTGGAGGCTCCAACGGAGATTCCAGTGGGGGCACCCAGGGCGTGGCCAAGTTGCTGACCTCGTCCCTAAAGCCAGCTGTGGTCAGCAGCACCGCAGCCTCTACCTCTGTGCCG AAAGGAACtagtggagctgtgctgctaaCAAGCTCTTCCTCCTTAAGTGTACTGGCTCCATCCTACAAGTCCAACAACCCAaagctgccagctgccctgagctccaccCCGTTAGGTATTATCTCTCCTATTCATTCTTTCCCTCTCCATGTCATCTCCTTCAGTTCCGACTCCTCCCCAAAAGCAGGAGTTTCCAAGGATGCAATAGTTACAGGACCTGCTCCAGGAACTTTCCACCACGGCCTCGGGCACA GTCTTCTGGCTGGTTTGCACTCCAGCCCCCACCACGCAGCGCCACTCCCACACTCTGCCCTGGCCACTCACTTACCACAGAGTTTGCCAG